A genomic stretch from Candidatus Aminicenantes bacterium includes:
- a CDS encoding ATP-binding cassette domain-containing protein: MSETILEAKNLTVRFGRRAALDGVSAAFAAGEAAVIAGSNGAGKSTLLRCLAGAIVPDRGQVVYGAGLDKAKIGFVSDRLSLYENWTLREAWRFHREVFRIASAERPPIEGVVFDERRKIRHLSIGERTLFHLSLILAQQPAVLLIDEVVHGLDPFLREKFLETVIGAMDELKTAVIMVNHTLSDTAEIPERILIMDAGRIVLDERRDVLMTRVKKVAGEEPLPPALPVLFETASEYRRDRYIYPFREEWRREFGLTFTDIGLDEIVKAFIGGAYVQKRAR; this comes from the coding sequence ATGAGTGAAACTATCCTGGAAGCCAAGAATCTGACGGTTCGGTTCGGCCGACGGGCTGCCCTGGACGGCGTCTCGGCCGCCTTCGCCGCCGGCGAAGCGGCGGTGATCGCCGGGTCCAACGGCGCGGGCAAAAGCACCCTGCTTCGCTGCCTGGCCGGGGCCATCGTCCCCGACCGGGGTCAAGTCGTCTACGGGGCCGGCCTGGACAAGGCCAAGATCGGATTCGTCTCTGATCGGCTGAGTCTTTACGAAAACTGGACGCTTCGGGAAGCCTGGCGCTTCCATCGCGAGGTCTTCCGGATCGCATCCGCCGAACGCCCGCCGATTGAGGGCGTCGTTTTCGACGAGCGGCGCAAGATCCGCCATCTCTCGATCGGCGAGCGGACCTTGTTCCACCTGTCGCTCATTCTGGCTCAACAGCCGGCCGTCCTTCTCATCGACGAAGTCGTCCATGGCCTCGACCCCTTCCTGCGCGAGAAGTTTCTGGAGACCGTGATCGGGGCCATGGACGAGCTGAAAACGGCCGTGATCATGGTCAACCACACCCTCTCCGACACCGCCGAGATCCCCGAGCGCATTCTGATCATGGACGCCGGACGGATCGTGCTCGACGAGCGGCGGGACGTCCTGATGACGCGGGTCAAGAAGGTCGCGGGCGAAGAGCCGCTCCCCCCGGCGTTGCCGGTACTGTTCGAGACGGCTTCGGAGTACCGAAGGGATCGCTACATCTATCCCTTCCGCGAAGAATGGCGTCGGGAATTCGGTCTGACGTTCACGGACATCGGACTGGACGAAATCGTCAAGGCTTTCATCGGAGGCGCATATGTTCAGAAAAGAGCTCGCTGA
- a CDS encoding GntR family transcriptional regulator, whose protein sequence is MLRLNVDPASPIPSYQQIIQAIKIEILSGRLADGDRLPPIRELAKILKLNPNTVAKSYYALEEDGFVESRPGSGNWVKSRAPDLDSLRRSILEGETKAYLEKAFSLGASLDDVRRSIERIARHE, encoded by the coding sequence ATGCTTAGACTCAACGTCGATCCGGCCTCCCCGATCCCCTCCTATCAGCAGATCATTCAGGCCATAAAAATAGAGATACTATCGGGCCGGCTTGCGGACGGCGACCGTCTGCCGCCGATCCGCGAGCTGGCCAAGATCCTCAAGCTCAACCCCAACACTGTCGCAAAGTCCTACTACGCCTTGGAGGAGGACGGCTTCGTCGAGAGCCGGCCCGGGAGCGGAAATTGGGTCAAGTCCAGGGCCCCCGATCTCGACAGCCTCCGCCGCAGCATTCTCGAGGGGGAAACCAAGGCCTATCTCGAAAAGGCCTTCTCGCTCGGGGCCTCCCTGGACGACGTCCGCCGCAGCATCGAAAGGATCGCCCGCCATGAGTGA